One genomic segment of Alphaproteobacteria bacterium HT1-32 includes these proteins:
- a CDS encoding UDP-N-acetylmuramoyl-L-alanine--D-glutamate ligase produces MIPIFFFDGYEVAVLGLGKSGIAAAQALMKSGAEVWAWDDNEDARQKARALDIPLVDLHSCNLDDLTTLVLSPGIPHTFPEPHPVVTRFREAGLEVVCDIELLARAMRDSAYIGVTGTNGKSTTTALLGHILQLSGRDCEVGGNLGQPALSLNRLDENGIYLLEMSSYQLELVPSITFDFAVLLNIGEDHLDRHGGMEGYIAAKRRVFHRQTSPRAAIIGVDDPVCRRIYDELKAVGDQVIIPVSVNERVHGGVYVIDGWLYDDMDGKEVQAINLNDLPQLPGKHNWQNAAAAYATARSAGVPAPTIGACMRSFQGLPHRQEIAGLVDGVLYINDSKGTNAEAASKALGCYQTIYWIAGGRAKEGGITSLAPWFPRIRKAFLIGESAEAFAGTLGDLVPFEISGTLETAVAHAREQALADGETGAVVLLSPACASWDQFRSFEHRGDTFCDLVDELPGERETLDGYSGGMQ; encoded by the coding sequence ATGATCCCGATCTTCTTCTTTGACGGCTATGAAGTCGCGGTGCTCGGACTAGGCAAATCGGGGATTGCGGCGGCTCAGGCGCTGATGAAATCCGGTGCCGAGGTCTGGGCCTGGGACGATAATGAAGATGCCCGGCAGAAGGCGCGTGCGCTGGATATTCCGCTGGTTGATCTGCATAGCTGCAATCTTGACGATCTCACGACACTGGTGCTGAGTCCGGGTATTCCGCATACGTTTCCGGAGCCGCATCCGGTGGTGACCCGCTTTCGTGAAGCCGGGCTGGAAGTTGTCTGCGATATTGAACTGCTCGCCCGGGCAATGCGCGATTCAGCCTATATCGGGGTCACCGGGACAAACGGTAAGTCCACCACCACGGCCTTGCTGGGCCATATTCTCCAGCTTTCCGGGCGGGATTGCGAAGTTGGCGGCAATCTTGGTCAGCCCGCATTATCCCTGAACCGGCTGGACGAAAATGGCATTTATCTGCTGGAGATGTCGTCCTATCAGCTGGAACTGGTTCCCTCGATCACCTTTGATTTCGCGGTTCTGCTGAATATCGGTGAAGATCATCTCGACCGGCATGGTGGTATGGAAGGTTATATCGCTGCCAAACGCCGTGTTTTTCATCGTCAGACCAGCCCGCGTGCCGCGATCATTGGTGTCGATGATCCGGTCTGCCGCCGCATATATGACGAACTGAAGGCTGTCGGCGATCAGGTGATCATACCGGTTTCCGTCAATGAACGGGTTCATGGTGGCGTTTATGTCATCGATGGCTGGCTGTATGACGATATGGACGGCAAGGAAGTGCAGGCGATCAATCTGAATGATCTGCCGCAGCTGCCCGGGAAACATAACTGGCAGAATGCGGCTGCTGCCTATGCAACGGCCCGGTCAGCCGGGGTTCCGGCGCCGACCATTGGTGCCTGCATGCGCTCTTTTCAGGGGCTGCCCCACCGTCAGGAGATCGCCGGGCTGGTTGATGGCGTGCTGTATATCAATGACAGCAAGGGTACGAATGCCGAAGCAGCCTCCAAGGCGCTGGGCTGTTATCAGACGATTTACTGGATTGCGGGTGGCCGTGCCAAGGAAGGCGGTATCACCAGCCTCGCGCCCTGGTTTCCGCGTATCCGCAAGGCTTTCCTGATTGGTGAATCGGCAGAGGCATTTGCCGGAACGCTGGGTGATCTGGTGCCGTTCGAAATTTCCGGGACGCTGGAGACAGCTGTCGCCCATGCCCGTGAACAGGCGCTGGCAGATGGCGAGACAGGTGCCGTGGTGCTGCTGTCACCGGCCTGTGCGTCCTGGGACCAGTTCAGAAGTTTTGAACATCGCGGTGATACGTTCTGCGATCTGGTGGATGAACTGCCGGGCGAACGGGAAACGCTGGATGGATATTCGGGAGGGATGCAATGA
- the murG gene encoding undecaprenyldiphospho-muramoylpentapeptide beta-N-acetylglucosaminyltransferase, translating into MKTGPVVLAAGGTGGHVFPAESLARVLMRRGHRLIFVTDRRGGAYSGALADVETHRVHAGGIAGAGFLGRVRGAAQLAVGVLQAGKVLAQARPSVVVGFGGYASIPAMIAATRSGRLAAIHEQNAVLGRANRLLAPRVKRIATSFAEVRRIAANQRDKVVYTGMPVRDAVVEMRDRPFPPMTDKLHLLVVGGSQGAAILGEVLPKAIGGLSDDLKQRLVVTQQARPELLEQVQAAYAETGVQSEIAAFFDDLPARLSDAHLLVCRAGASTVAELTTAGRPAILVPYPHAVDDHQTANAHALDSAGGGWLIPQPGFTVEALTARLSELFNSPSALTAAAVCAARAGRPDAAERLADMVEDLIGTNGEKEAA; encoded by the coding sequence TTGAAAACAGGGCCTGTTGTTCTCGCCGCCGGTGGCACCGGGGGGCATGTGTTCCCGGCAGAGTCGCTGGCCCGGGTATTGATGCGGCGCGGCCATCGTCTGATTTTTGTGACCGACCGCCGGGGGGGTGCCTATAGCGGCGCGCTGGCGGATGTGGAAACTCACCGTGTTCACGCCGGCGGAATTGCAGGTGCAGGGTTTCTGGGGCGCGTGCGGGGTGCGGCACAGCTTGCCGTCGGCGTATTGCAGGCTGGCAAGGTGCTGGCACAGGCCCGGCCTTCTGTCGTGGTGGGATTTGGTGGCTATGCCTCGATCCCGGCGATGATTGCGGCAACGCGATCTGGCCGTCTGGCGGCCATTCACGAACAGAATGCGGTGTTGGGCCGGGCAAACCGCCTGCTGGCCCCAAGGGTAAAGCGGATCGCAACGTCCTTTGCAGAGGTCCGACGAATTGCCGCCAATCAGCGCGACAAGGTGGTCTATACCGGGATGCCGGTTCGTGATGCGGTGGTTGAAATGCGCGACAGGCCGTTTCCGCCAATGACGGACAAGCTGCATCTTCTGGTCGTTGGCGGCAGTCAGGGGGCCGCCATTCTGGGTGAAGTTCTGCCGAAAGCCATCGGTGGCCTGAGCGATGATCTGAAACAACGTCTTGTGGTCACCCAGCAGGCCCGGCCGGAACTGCTGGAACAGGTGCAGGCGGCTTATGCTGAAACCGGTGTTCAGTCGGAAATTGCCGCCTTTTTTGATGATCTTCCGGCACGCCTGTCGGATGCTCACCTGCTGGTCTGCCGGGCGGGTGCCTCCACGGTGGCCGAGCTTACGACGGCCGGTCGTCCGGCCATACTGGTTCCCTATCCCCATGCGGTTGACGATCATCAGACAGCGAATGCCCATGCGCTTGATTCAGCGGGTGGCGGCTGGCTGATCCCGCAGCCGGGATTCACGGTCGAGGCCCTGACGGCCCGGCTCTCCGAACTGTTCAATTCACCCTCCGCCCTGACGGCGGCCGCAGTCTGTGCGGCGCGTGCCGGCCGTCCGGATGCTGCGGAACGACTGGCCGACATGGTTGAAGACCTGATCGGCACCAACGGCGAAAAGGAAGCCGCATGA
- a CDS encoding UDP-N-acetylmuramoyl-L-alanyl-D-glutamate--2,6-diaminopimelate ligase → MVQAGAAAAAEIIGLTADSREVRPGFLFAALPGSVRDGRDFIPQAIASGASAILTTSDYRLSSPVDGVTLIGDAEPRRLFARTAAAFYGAQPEHCVAVTGTNGKTSVAVFTRQIWSMLGRRAASIGTLGMHSPDVRLEESLTTPDPVMLHGLLAQLAETGVTHTALEASSHGLDQFRVDGVALKAAAFTNLSRDHLDYHGTMDAYLAAKARLFTEVLTDDGVAVLNADDPCFSQLEERIGGRCRILSYGVNGGSIEIAELVPLADGLAVRLVINGAEHDLSLGLIGGFQAYNLCAALGLVLAEENIDRAAVIEAASKLQGAPGRMQLVARRPNGGSVFVDFAHTPDALKTVLMAIRPHVGGSLNVLFGAGGDRDRGKRPLMGQAAAEYADQVTVTDDNPRTEDAAFIRREVLKGCPEATETGDRAEAIATCIKALGPEDALVIAGKGHESGQIVGDTKLPFDDAQVARQAVLDIDGSLMR, encoded by the coding sequence ATGGTGCAGGCCGGTGCTGCCGCTGCTGCGGAGATCATCGGCCTGACGGCTGACTCCCGCGAGGTGCGTCCGGGCTTTCTGTTTGCGGCCCTGCCGGGCAGTGTCCGTGACGGGCGCGATTTCATTCCGCAGGCCATTGCCAGTGGCGCCAGCGCTATTCTTACCACTTCCGATTATCGTCTGAGCAGCCCGGTTGATGGTGTTACGCTGATCGGTGATGCGGAACCCCGCCGGTTATTTGCCCGCACCGCGGCAGCATTTTATGGTGCGCAGCCGGAACATTGTGTGGCGGTGACCGGTACGAACGGCAAGACATCGGTCGCTGTTTTTACCCGTCAGATATGGTCCATGCTGGGCCGTCGGGCTGCCAGTATCGGTACGCTCGGCATGCATTCCCCGGATGTCCGGCTGGAAGAAAGCCTGACAACACCTGATCCCGTGATGCTGCATGGCCTGCTGGCTCAGCTTGCAGAAACCGGTGTTACCCATACGGCGCTGGAGGCATCGAGCCACGGTCTGGACCAGTTCCGCGTTGACGGGGTGGCACTGAAAGCTGCTGCCTTTACCAACCTGTCCCGCGATCATCTCGATTATCACGGCACTATGGATGCCTATCTTGCGGCAAAGGCGCGGCTGTTTACCGAAGTTCTGACAGATGATGGTGTGGCGGTCCTGAATGCAGACGACCCCTGTTTCAGCCAGCTTGAAGAACGGATCGGCGGGCGTTGCAGAATTCTGTCCTACGGCGTTAATGGTGGCTCAATCGAGATTGCGGAACTGGTGCCGCTGGCGGATGGTCTGGCGGTCCGTCTGGTGATCAACGGGGCAGAACATGACCTGTCGCTGGGGCTGATCGGCGGGTTTCAGGCCTATAATCTGTGTGCGGCCCTGGGACTGGTTCTGGCAGAAGAAAACATCGACCGGGCTGCTGTCATAGAGGCTGCGTCAAAACTGCAAGGTGCGCCGGGCCGGATGCAACTGGTTGCGCGTCGCCCGAATGGTGGATCGGTTTTTGTTGATTTTGCCCATACACCGGATGCCCTGAAGACTGTGCTGATGGCGATTCGTCCGCATGTCGGCGGATCGCTGAATGTGCTGTTCGGCGCCGGTGGTGACCGTGATCGCGGCAAACGTCCGCTGATGGGACAGGCTGCGGCTGAATATGCGGATCAGGTGACTGTCACTGATGATAACCCCCGCACGGAGGATGCAGCCTTCATCCGTCGTGAGGTGCTGAAGGGGTGTCCGGAGGCAACGGAAACCGGTGATCGCGCTGAAGCAATCGCAACCTGCATTAAGGCACTTGGCCCGGAAGATGCCCTTGTGATTGCCGGAAAAGGTCATGAAAGCGGCCAGATTGTCGGCGATACCAAATTGCCGTTTGACGACGCACAGGTGGCACGTCAGGCAGTGCTGGATATCGACGGGAGTTTGATGAGATGA
- a CDS encoding phospho-N-acetylmuramoyl-pentapeptide-transferase: MLYNLLFPLADEISFFNLFRYITFRTGGAVVTALFISFIFGPRVIALLRSKQSEGQPIREDGPESHLLTKKGTPTMGGFLILLALALATLLWADLTNPYVWAVLLVTIGYGMIGFADDYLKVTKRTSGGLPGKLKLTGQIGVALVAAIWIASVTEAPLANGLAVPFLKDVLINLGYLFIPFAIFVMVGASNAVNLTDGLDGLAIVPVMIAAGCFLLIAYLVGNTVFAGYLQIHYVPGAGELAVFCGALVGASLGFLWFNAPPAMVFMGDTGSLSMGGALGAISVITKHELVLAIIGGLFVLETVSVIVQVMSFKLTGKRVFRMAPLHHHFEKKGWAEPTIVIRFWIIASILAIAGLATLKLR; this comes from the coding sequence ATGCTTTATAATCTTCTGTTTCCGCTGGCGGACGAAATCAGCTTCTTCAACCTGTTTCGCTATATCACCTTCCGGACCGGCGGCGCGGTGGTCACGGCGCTGTTTATCAGCTTCATCTTTGGCCCGCGTGTCATTGCCCTGCTGCGCTCGAAACAGTCGGAGGGACAGCCGATTCGTGAAGACGGCCCGGAAAGCCATCTGCTGACAAAGAAGGGCACGCCAACCATGGGCGGGTTCCTGATTCTGCTGGCGCTGGCGCTGGCAACCCTGCTCTGGGCCGACCTGACCAACCCTTATGTGTGGGCGGTTCTGCTGGTGACCATCGGTTATGGCATGATCGGGTTTGCCGATGATTATCTGAAAGTCACGAAACGCACGTCCGGCGGACTGCCGGGCAAACTGAAACTGACCGGTCAGATCGGTGTGGCGCTGGTGGCGGCAATCTGGATTGCCTCGGTTACCGAGGCTCCGCTGGCGAATGGTCTGGCGGTACCCTTTCTCAAGGATGTGCTGATCAATCTCGGCTATCTGTTCATTCCCTTCGCGATCTTTGTCATGGTCGGTGCCTCGAACGCGGTGAACCTGACGGATGGTCTCGATGGCCTTGCCATTGTGCCGGTGATGATTGCCGCAGGCTGTTTCCTGCTGATTGCCTATCTGGTCGGCAATACGGTCTTTGCCGGTTATCTCCAGATCCATTATGTGCCCGGTGCGGGTGAACTCGCCGTGTTCTGCGGCGCGCTGGTTGGTGCCAGTCTCGGGTTTCTGTGGTTCAACGCACCACCGGCAATGGTGTTCATGGGCGATACCGGATCACTGTCGATGGGCGGGGCGCTGGGTGCGATCAGCGTGATAACGAAACATGAACTGGTTCTGGCTATCATCGGCGGATTGTTCGTTCTGGAAACGGTTTCGGTGATTGTTCAGGTCATGTCATTCAAACTTACCGGCAAGCGGGTATTCCGCATGGCGCCGCTGCATCATCATTTTGAAAAGAAGGGCTGGGCCGAACCGACGATTGTCATCCGGTTCTGGATCATTGCCTCGATTCTGGCGATTGCCGGTCTGGCGACGCTGAAACTGAGATAG
- a CDS encoding penicillin-binding protein 2, with product MTRSQIAGRKVTESNAYDGPERRTRLRIEGDAKQAMETGRNRLVVGGLLFAMAFLVVAGRLIEVGVLGTTPERNTATIWDVDPDRFARADIVDRNGVVLATNLPTRALFADARIIAPDEAPVIARQLAGIIPDLDVPGTRKRLASGRAFIYLHRDLTPAQVVEVNRLGVPGLNFEDAEARVYPHGRLVSHVIGLTDIDNNGLAGIEKRFDDDLRGSNKPLKLSLDVRVQNMLREELYKAMTEFSAIGAAGLVMDVRTGELIGMSSLPDFDPNNIETATEEAIFNRGSLGVYEMGSTFKLLNTAMALDSGRVNLSNAFDARHPLKVARFQISDYHAKNRWLTVPEILVYSSNVGSARMAKFVGTQTQRDFLGKVGMLKPAALEIPEVGAPLIPSPWRDINTLTISFGHGIAVSPVQLANGISTLINGGIYRDATLLARNSGSGVVAGTRVIKPSTSDAMRALMRAVVMEGTGKKAIVPGYMVGGKTGTAEKQVNGRYKRKALMSSFIAAFPMQDPRYVVLAMLDEPKGTKATFGYATGGWVAAPVVGAVIRKLAHLYAMPPVDETEPTVLQAVALPAIEPGGMLKLASY from the coding sequence ATGACCCGTTCACAGATCGCCGGTCGGAAAGTGACGGAAAGCAATGCCTATGACGGGCCTGAACGACGCACCCGCCTGCGGATTGAAGGGGATGCGAAGCAGGCTATGGAGACGGGCCGTAACCGGCTTGTTGTCGGCGGCCTGCTGTTTGCGATGGCCTTTTTAGTTGTTGCCGGCCGTCTGATCGAAGTGGGGGTTCTCGGTACGACGCCGGAACGCAATACGGCAACGATCTGGGATGTTGATCCTGACCGGTTTGCGCGGGCGGATATTGTCGACCGTAACGGTGTTGTGCTGGCGACCAACCTGCCGACACGTGCGCTGTTTGCGGACGCCCGAATCATTGCGCCCGACGAAGCGCCGGTCATTGCCCGCCAGCTTGCCGGTATCATTCCGGATCTTGATGTGCCGGGCACCCGCAAGCGCCTGGCATCGGGCCGGGCCTTTATCTATCTGCATCGTGACCTGACGCCGGCACAGGTGGTCGAGGTCAACCGGCTGGGCGTTCCCGGTCTGAATTTCGAAGATGCCGAAGCGCGGGTTTACCCGCATGGCCGCCTGGTCAGCCATGTCATTGGCCTGACCGATATCGACAACAACGGACTGGCCGGAATCGAAAAGCGGTTTGATGACGACCTGCGGGGCAGTAACAAGCCGCTGAAACTGTCGCTGGATGTTCGGGTGCAGAACATGCTGCGTGAAGAACTCTACAAGGCGATGACCGAATTCAGTGCCATCGGTGCGGCGGGTCTGGTGATGGATGTACGGACCGGCGAGTTGATCGGCATGTCTTCGCTGCCTGATTTCGATCCGAACAATATCGAAACGGCGACGGAAGAAGCGATCTTCAACCGCGGCAGTCTCGGCGTCTATGAGATGGGATCGACCTTCAAGCTGCTGAATACGGCGATGGCGCTGGATAGCGGCCGGGTCAATCTGTCGAATGCCTTTGATGCGCGGCATCCGCTGAAGGTCGCCCGCTTCCAGATCTCTGACTATCACGCCAAGAACCGCTGGCTGACTGTTCCTGAAATTCTGGTCTATTCATCGAATGTCGGTTCGGCCCGGATGGCGAAGTTTGTTGGCACGCAAACCCAGCGCGATTTTCTGGGCAAGGTCGGGATGCTGAAGCCGGCGGCGCTGGAAATTCCGGAAGTCGGCGCGCCTCTGATTCCGTCGCCCTGGCGCGATATCAACACATTGACGATCAGTTTCGGTCATGGAATCGCCGTAAGTCCGGTGCAGCTTGCGAACGGTATTTCGACCTTGATCAATGGCGGTATCTATCGTGACGCTACCCTGCTGGCGCGAAACTCCGGATCCGGGGTGGTTGCGGGTACCAGGGTCATCAAGCCCTCAACGTCGGATGCCATGCGGGCATTGATGCGGGCAGTGGTTATGGAAGGTACCGGCAAGAAGGCAATCGTTCCCGGCTATATGGTCGGTGGCAAAACGGGAACGGCTGAAAAGCAGGTGAACGGGCGCTACAAGCGCAAGGCACTGATGTCCTCGTTCATTGCCGCCTTCCCGATGCAGGATCCGCGTTATGTGGTGCTGGCAATGCTGGATGAACCGAAAGGTACGAAAGCCACCTTTGGTTATGCAACGGGGGGCTGGGTTGCGGCCCCCGTGGTCGGTGCCGTGATCCGCAAGCTGGCACATCTCTATGCCATGCCTCCGGTTGATGAAACCGAACCGACAGTGCTGCAGGCTGTGGCACTGCCCGCCATTGAGCCCGGAGGAATGCTGAAACTTGCGTCTTACTGA
- a CDS encoding UDP-N-acetylmuramate--L-alanine ligase: MRTLPLSIGAIHFVGIGGIGMSGIAEVLNQLGYQVKGSDISDNANVQRLRGLGIEVHVGHRAENVGDASVVVVSTAVKADNPEVVAARAALIPVVRRAEMLGELMRLKWAIAVGGTHGKTTTTSLVAAMLDAAELDPTVINGGIINAYGTNARVGEGEWMVAEADESDGSFLKLPATIAVVTNIDPEHLDHYGDFDTLKRAFDSFVANIPFYGFAALCVDHPEVQAMIPRVSDRKIITYGLTPQADVRALNINIGPAGARFDVTVSDRAATPPRQMNDLQLPMYGRHNVQNSLAAIAIACEMGLSEEIIRKALLGFKGVKRRFTRTGDWNGVTVIDDYGHHPVEISAVLKAAREASEGNVIAVVQPHRYTRLRDLFEDFCTCFNDADTVIVANVYEAGEAPIENINRDALVEGLKLRGHRQAVPLEGPEALAGMVRERAKPGDMVVCLGAGSISAWANALPGELKAGDA, from the coding sequence ATGAGAACTCTGCCCCTGTCCATTGGCGCCATCCATTTCGTCGGTATCGGCGGCATCGGCATGAGTGGCATTGCCGAAGTCCTCAACCAGCTTGGATATCAGGTAAAGGGAAGTGACATTTCCGATAATGCCAACGTACAGCGGCTGCGCGGGCTGGGGATTGAGGTTCATGTCGGACACCGGGCTGAAAATGTCGGGGACGCCTCGGTGGTGGTCGTCTCGACAGCTGTGAAGGCTGACAATCCGGAAGTGGTCGCCGCACGGGCCGCCCTGATTCCGGTTGTCCGCCGGGCAGAGATGCTGGGTGAGCTGATGCGCCTGAAATGGGCGATTGCTGTGGGCGGTACCCATGGCAAGACCACGACGACCTCACTGGTGGCGGCGATGCTGGATGCCGCAGAACTTGACCCCACGGTCATCAACGGCGGCATCATCAACGCCTATGGCACCAATGCCCGGGTTGGTGAAGGTGAATGGATGGTGGCCGAGGCGGATGAAAGTGACGGTTCGTTCCTGAAACTGCCGGCGACGATTGCTGTTGTCACCAATATCGATCCTGAACATCTCGACCATTACGGGGATTTTGACACCCTGAAGCGGGCATTCGACAGTTTTGTTGCGAACATTCCGTTCTACGGATTTGCCGCGCTCTGTGTGGATCACCCGGAAGTGCAGGCCATGATTCCCCGTGTCTCGGACCGGAAGATCATCACCTACGGCCTGACCCCGCAGGCTGACGTGCGGGCGCTGAATATCAATATCGGACCGGCTGGTGCCAGGTTTGACGTGACGGTTTCTGATCGCGCGGCAACCCCGCCGCGTCAGATGAACGATCTGCAACTACCGATGTATGGCCGTCATAATGTGCAGAACTCACTCGCGGCCATTGCGATTGCCTGCGAGATGGGACTGTCGGAAGAGATCATCCGCAAGGCGCTTCTGGGTTTCAAGGGTGTGAAACGACGGTTTACCCGCACCGGCGACTGGAACGGGGTGACCGTGATTGATGATTACGGACATCATCCGGTTGAGATCAGCGCAGTCCTGAAAGCTGCCCGCGAGGCATCGGAGGGTAACGTCATCGCTGTGGTGCAGCCGCACCGCTATACCCGCCTGCGCGACCTGTTTGAAGATTTCTGCACCTGTTTCAATGATGCGGACACGGTCATCGTTGCCAATGTTTATGAAGCGGGCGAAGCCCCGATCGAAAACATCAACCGGGATGCGCTTGTCGAAGGTCTGAAACTTCGTGGTCATCGTCAGGCTGTGCCGCTTGAGGGGCCCGAGGCGCTGGCCGGCATGGTGCGCGAACGGGCAAAGCCCGGCGATATGGTTGTCTGCCTTGGTGCCGGGTCGATCAGTGCCTGGGCCAATGCCTTGCCGGGAGAGTTGAAAGCCGGTGACGCGTGA
- a CDS encoding cell division protein FtsW codes for MSGLARTDTSVVGRWWWTVDRWSLAALLFLVAIGAILTLTASPPVAERIGLGGFHFVKRQFLFLPMAVALIVAISLLDPRNIRRMAAIGFVISLILAALCLVVGSEIKGAQRWLNIAGFSIQPSEFIKPAFAVVAAWMFSEGRLKRDFPGHLICFGLYAITAGVLLLQPDVGMTIVITAVWMAQFFLAGLSMIWVVGLIGLGIAGAASAYFFIDHVQSRVDRFLNPESGDTFQITTALDGFRNGGLLGQGPGEGLYKLRLPDAHADFVFAVAGEEFGTIACILIVSLFAFIVLRGFARVLREQNLFILLASAGLLTQFGLQSLVNMASSLHLMPTKGMTLPFISYGGSSVLALAIGMGMVLALTRRRVSGEEL; via the coding sequence ATGAGTGGTCTCGCACGGACAGATACATCGGTTGTCGGGCGCTGGTGGTGGACGGTTGACCGCTGGTCACTGGCCGCTCTGCTGTTTCTGGTCGCCATCGGCGCGATCCTGACCCTGACGGCCAGCCCGCCGGTGGCGGAACGTATCGGTCTTGGCGGCTTCCATTTCGTCAAACGTCAGTTCCTGTTCCTGCCGATGGCTGTTGCCCTGATTGTGGCAATCTCGCTGCTCGATCCCCGTAATATCCGGCGGATGGCGGCTATTGGTTTTGTCATTTCACTGATTCTGGCGGCCCTGTGTCTTGTTGTCGGTTCTGAAATCAAGGGAGCACAGCGCTGGCTGAATATTGCCGGGTTTTCGATCCAGCCTTCTGAGTTCATCAAACCCGCCTTTGCCGTGGTTGCGGCCTGGATGTTTTCCGAAGGCCGCCTGAAACGCGACTTTCCGGGGCATCTGATCTGCTTCGGGCTATATGCCATCACGGCGGGGGTGCTGCTGTTACAGCCGGATGTCGGGATGACCATCGTGATTACGGCGGTCTGGATGGCACAGTTTTTCCTGGCCGGCCTGTCGATGATCTGGGTTGTCGGGCTGATCGGTCTGGGTATTGCCGGGGCGGCTTCCGCCTACTTTTTCATCGACCATGTACAAAGCCGGGTTGACCGCTTCCTGAATCCTGAATCCGGAGACACATTCCAGATTACCACGGCACTTGACGGTTTTCGCAATGGTGGCCTGCTGGGGCAGGGGCCGGGTGAGGGGCTGTACAAGCTGCGACTGCCGGATGCCCATGCGGATTTCGTCTTTGCGGTGGCGGGGGAAGAGTTCGGCACCATCGCCTGCATTCTGATTGTGTCGCTGTTTGCCTTTATCGTGCTGCGCGGTTTTGCCCGCGTGTTGCGCGAACAGAACCTGTTCATCCTGCTGGCCTCTGCCGGGTTGCTGACCCAGTTCGGTTTGCAGTCGCTGGTGAATATGGCCTCATCGCTGCATCTGATGCCGACCAAGGGCATGACGCTGCCTTTCATCTCCTACGGCGGTTCTTCGGTTCTGGCGCTGGCGATTGGCATGGGCATGGTGCTGGCCCTGACCCGACGGCGGGTCAGCGGAGAAGAACTTTGA
- a CDS encoding UDP-N-acetylmuramoylalanyl-D-glutamyl-2,6-diaminopimelate--D-alanyl-D-alanine ligase — protein MTEPLWTAAAAIAAMEGTSDRQDWSASGISIDSRTVVPGDLFVAIVGPHFDGHSFVAAALAAGAVAAVVTARPDDVPADAALVIVDDTLRAIERLGRAARARTDARVIAVTGSVGKTGTKEALRVILSCYGETHANPGSFNNHWGLPLTLARMPQSTQFAVLELGMNHAGELGPLSRMARPHVALITTIASNHIGNFASLDEIADAKAEVFEGLEPDGWAIINQDDGYRDRLAAAAERLGAGHIISFGRQRGATLQLLHCDLKPDSCRVTASISGLPLTWDVGCAGAHWAMNSLGIMAVIQALSLNFRQAIGALKEMQPPAGRGQRSVISLPDGTAELIDDSYNASPVSMRAAFDVLKVAVPGPDGRRIAVLGDMLELGDHAEREHRALADELANREIDLVFTCGPLMRSCSRALPDTIRGGHSPDSHSLAPRLAGVIAPGDVVLVKGSHGSRMSAVIDLLKNLNPPLAATGG, from the coding sequence ATGACGGAACCATTATGGACAGCAGCGGCAGCTATCGCTGCTATGGAAGGGACATCAGACCGGCAGGACTGGTCTGCGTCAGGTATTTCCATCGACAGCCGGACGGTTGTACCGGGTGATCTGTTCGTGGCCATTGTCGGGCCGCATTTCGACGGACACAGCTTTGTTGCTGCGGCGCTGGCAGCCGGAGCTGTTGCGGCAGTTGTCACGGCCCGTCCGGATGACGTACCCGCAGATGCGGCGCTGGTTATTGTTGATGATACGCTGCGCGCGATTGAGCGTCTGGGGCGTGCGGCACGGGCGCGAACGGATGCCCGGGTGATTGCGGTAACCGGCAGTGTCGGCAAGACCGGCACAAAAGAAGCCCTGCGCGTCATCCTGTCCTGCTATGGTGAAACTCACGCTAATCCCGGCAGTTTCAATAATCACTGGGGCCTGCCCCTGACGCTGGCCCGGATGCCGCAATCCACCCAGTTTGCGGTGCTGGAACTGGGTATGAATCATGCTGGCGAACTTGGTCCGCTCAGCCGTATGGCGCGCCCCCATGTTGCCCTGATCACCACCATTGCCTCCAATCATATTGGTAATTTTGCCTCGCTTGACGAGATCGCGGATGCCAAGGCGGAAGTGTTTGAAGGGCTGGAGCCTGATGGCTGGGCCATTATCAATCAGGATGATGGCTATCGTGACCGGCTGGCGGCAGCGGCGGAACGACTGGGTGCCGGACATATCATCTCTTTCGGACGACAGAGAGGGGCCACCCTGCAACTGCTGCATTGTGACCTGAAACCGGACAGTTGCCGGGTGACAGCCAGCATCAGCGGCTTGCCCCTGACCTGGGATGTCGGCTGTGCCGGTGCACACTGGGCAATGAACAGTCTGGGAATCATGGCTGTGATTCAGGCTCTTTCACTGAATTTCCGGCAGGCCATTGGTGCGTTGAAAGAAATGCAGCCACCGGCAGGCCGGGGCCAGCGTAGTGTGATTTCGCTGCCGGACGGGACCGCAGAACTGATTGATGACAGCTACAACGCCAGTCCGGTGTCCATGCGTGCCGCGTTTGATGTGCTGAAGGTTGCCGTTCCCGGACCGGATGGCCGGCGGATTGCGGTGCTGGGGGACATGCTGGAACTTGGCGATCATGCAGAGCGCGAGCACCGGGCTCTCGCTGATGAACTGGCAAACCGTGAAATTGATCTGGTTTTTACCTGCGGCCCGCTGATGCGATCCTGTTCACGGGCTTTGCCGGACACCATTCGTGGCGGACACAGTCCGGACTCGCACAGCCTGGCTCCCCGTCTGGCCGGCGTGATTGCGCCGGGGGATGTGGTTCTTGTCAAGGGATCCCATGGCAGCCGGATGTCTGCCGTTATCGACTTACTGAAAAATCTGAACCCGCCGTTAGCGGCAACGGGAGGCTGA